Below is a genomic region from Rhizobium sp. 007.
TGATCCGCCGCTCCGGACTTGCCGAGCGCACCTTCAAACGCCGTTTCACAGCCGCGACCGGATTGAGCCCGATCGCCTACGTGCAGCGCCTAAGGATCGAGGACGCGAAACGCCGTTTGGAGCGGACGGAGGCATCGGTCGACGAGATCGGCTGGCAGGTCGGTTACGAGGAACCGGCTTTTTTCCGCCGTCTCTTCAAGCGAGTCACCGGCTTGACGCCAGGGGGCTATCGACGGCGTTTCAGAATTCCTGAGTATGCACAGACCCGTGTAAGGGATTAAGGTGCTCGACTAGGCCGTTCGGCACGTTACACTTGTTTCCGGCAAATTCCGCACTATCGCTCAGGCTGTCGGAATTCCCAGCCGGAGATATCGGTAACACGTTTCGATCTTCGCGGCAGGTGTCGATGCCGTTGTGCCGGTAGCTCTAAGCTCAAGCAAGACCGGTGACAGACCTTCAGGAAAATGACGGGCGCACAGGACATTCCATGCTTTACGCCATCCTATCACGAAGAAAGTGGTCGAATCCTGGACCAAAGAGGAGGATGCGGCGCTGATGAGCGAACTGCTCCAGGTCAATGATCGCCTCGTCGAGGAGAAGCATTTAGGACCGGCTGCGCGGCTTGGCCCGACGGGGCGCGCCGTGACCTTGCGGGGGGACGGGTGCCGGCATGATCTCCGACGGCCCTTTGCTGAAACCAAGGAGCAATTGCTCGGCTTCTACGTCGTGGATTATCCAACGCTTGAGGCAGCCGTCGCCGCAGCGCGCGACCTGCGCCGCGCCATCCCTCCGCGGTCTACGAAATCCGGCCGATCTCGCTTTCTCTCCCTGGTGCGCCACTGGCATCGCGGGACGAGGGTTGGGTGGGCGTGCGCGCCGCAGCATTTTACCCCACGCTGCGACGCCTGGCGCGACACGTTCCTGGGCAAAGGCCGCAAAGACATTAAATGGGCCGCCATCTGCCAAAGAGCCAGCTCTATCTGTTGGGTGGAAGCGATTCCGCCGTATTAGCAGCGCGCCTCGTAGGTCCGTCCATAGCGATCTCGATACACGCAGTAGCCGCGACGTTCGGTCGAGCGGCCAATCAGGGCGCCGGCGACGCCGCCGGCGACGGCTCCGACCGCAGCACCTTCCCAGCTATTGCTGACGGCCCCGCCGATAACTGCTCCGGTGCCGGCCCCAATGGCCGTTCCCTTCTCCGTCGCTGTGCAAGATGCCAGGGCACCAACGAAGGCACTCGCAATGACAATTTTTCTCATCATTTTGAACGCCTCCTTATCTGCCGATACTACTGCTGCGCGGGAGAGGCCGGCGGCGTAGCCGGTGCCGGCGTCGCGTTGTTATCAGCTGGTGCCATCGGCTTTGCCGGACCAGGGGTTGGCTCAGAATTCGTCGTGGATGCCGTGGGCTGCGGATCCGTATCCGGAGCACCGCTCCACAGTGTGTAGGCAACCGCAATCACGGCGATTGCTGCAATGGCGGCGGCCCAGCCCACCCATGCGCTGGATCGGGTGTGCTCCACCGGTGTCGTGCGGAGGTCCAGATCGGGGTTCGGGGTCGTTGTGCGATTAGGATCGTTCGGATTATTAGGGTCGTACGTCATCTTCATTCTCCGCTTTCTGATGAATAAGGAAGCGTTGGATGGCTTTTTTGTTCCGCTAGCGCGCCGGCCCGATCTCCTGTGTCGGACTTTAGTCCCAGATCGATCGGACTTTGGCCCCATGAAAGACCAAGTCCAAAGTCCTTCTGAATTTCAGACTGTGGTCCCGGATCGGGAACGTCATTCACTGCCCGGCATTGGGGTGGCGTGCCGGAAGAACGGTCAAAGGAGGTTTGCAATGAAGGACGATGGATCCACCCGTGGCAAAAGTGGCTGGAGCGTGGCGGCCGTCGTCATTGTCATCGCCCTTGCCGCCTTGCTCCACGTCTATGGTCAACTCCTGTCGGGCGACAGCGAGCAATTGACGAGGAGTCTTCGTGAAGCCGCGGCCACCGCCGATGGAGGCTAACGGGATCGAGAAGCACACGAGTTGACCCGCGGGGGCTGTTCAATCTCATCCATCCTTCGGTCGACTTTTCGATTGGTTGGCGACGAAGTGCGACAGCTCATTCTAGTCGTTGCAGCTCAAGACGGGTGTTGCTATGAACGATCTAGTGTTCATTCAATCATAGTTCGGGACCAGTGTCTGAGGCCCCGTCGGCATGAAAGAGGCCGCCGCACGCGCTGAGCGAACGCAGCACCGAGATGCAGGTGATGATCGAGGGACAGTTAAACGCCTAGACTTCGGCACCTCAGATCCTAACGACGGTCCGATCCGCGGTCGCAACAACTGCCTTACGGAATGCAGTTCTTTTCAATGTCATTTGCCACAAATCTTGCAGCACGGTTCCAGGCTTCGCCTGTGTCGCCTCGATACGTTATAAACCGGTCGCAGGTGGGCTTGTTGGTGTGGATGTCCAACAGGACATACTTCGCCCAGCCCACCAAGGTGCTCATCTTGTGAATCTCGCCTATCAGCAAGTAATTCGCGCCAGCCGTTTTCGCCTCTTTCGAAAGCTCCGCGATCCCCGGTTCGCGCGCCGTGCACCGCCCATTCTGGCAAGCCAACGAAGTGATGCTGATCTTGCTACGTTTCGAGAGACTGTCGCGTAGGGTTGAGACAAACGCCGTCAACCGAGCATCGTGGTCGCCGAGCTGGTGACCAGCTTCGCCGGACGTGTCCCTAAAGTCAAAATTGGCAACGGCTACCGTTAACGGTTCAATCGTGTCGGCAACGGCGACTGATGCAAGGGCGCTGGCACCCGCCAACGCTGTGGCGGCCCACCAACCTGGGAAGCACCATCTCCTTGCAACGTTAAAGCTCGCTTTTACCACGTGCTCCTCCCAACTTAAATTTGACGCCAAGCCAGGGGCAGCGTCCTATGTTGCCTCACGCGAGATGAACGCCGCTGCCATGCCAACGCGTTCAGTAACCGGAAGTCTGGTGCAAGGATCGGCCACGATAGCCGCCCGTGACCAGCGCCACCATCCTCGATCTAGCCATTGCGCTATGACGGCGTCTCCTCGTAAGAAATCGCCTTCCGGGTAAGTCGGCTTGGACGAAAACTCAGTTCAGTCGCTGGCCGCCACTTGCGAAGAGGTGGATATTGGCGAGTTCCGGACGGACGCGGATCGTCGCGCGGGTTGAGAGCGATACGCGCTCTCGAAAGACGCCTTTGACCTGCGTTTCACCGAGCTTCATCGTTACCTGTGTCTCCGAACCCATCGGCTCGACGAGCGCGACCTCCGCCGGCACGCCGTTATCGTCGAGAGCAAAATGCTCGGGCCGGATGCCGTAAACCGCCTTGCGGTCACTGAACTCGTGGGCGGCTTGCGGAAGCGGCAGCAGTATGCCGGGTGCGGCGAAACCCGTCGACGTGATCGTGCCGGATAGGAAATTCATGGCCGGCGAGCCGATAAAACCTGCCACGAACTGGTTGGCGGGCCGGTCGTAAAGATCGAGCGGGGCGCCGATCTGCTCCACCCGCCCGCTATTCAGCACGACGATCTTGTCGGCCATGGTCATGGCCTCCACCTGGTCATGGGTGACATAGATGGTCGTGGTCTTGAGCTTCTGGTGCAGGCTCTTGATCTCGCCGCGCATGACGACCCGGAGCTTCGCATCAAGGTTCGACAGCGGTTCGTCGAACAAGAAGACCTGTGGGTTTCGGACAATCGCCCGGCCCATGGCGACGCGCTGGCGCTGGCCGCCGGAAAGCTGGCGCGGATAGCGATCGAGCAGATGCGACAGGCCGAGAATGTCCGCCGCCCACTTCACCCGCTCCGCGATCTCGGCCTTGCCTGTGCCGCGATGTTCCAGCGAAAAGCCCATATTGGTCGCGACGGTCATATGCGGATAAAGTGCATAGTTCTGGAAGACCATGGCGATGTCGCGATCCTTCGGGTCGAGGTCGTTGACCACACGCCCGCCGATTTTGATATCTCCGCCGGTGATCGTTTCCAGCCCGGCGATCATGCGCAGAAGCGTGGACTTGCCGCAGCCGGATGGACCGACCAGCACCACGAATTCGCCGTCGCTTATGCCGAGATCGACACCGTGGATGATGTCGACGGCGCCATAACTCTTGCGGACACGGGAAAGGGTAACTTCAGCCATGAATCAGGTTTCCGGTTCTTCAGCCCTTGAGGCCGGTATGCGCGAGCCCTTCGACGAATTGCTTCTGCGCGATGATGAAGACGATGAGAACGGGGAGCGCCGTCAGCGTCGCGGCGGCGAGCTGGATGTTCCACATCGGACCGCCATAGGCGTCGGTATATTGGGTCAGCGCCTGAGGCAGGGTGAATTTTTCCGCGCTCGACAGGAACACGATCGGTTCGAGGAACAGGTTCCACGAATGGAGGAAAGTGAAGATCGCCACTGAGGCGAGCGCCGGTTTCGCCAGCGGCAGAGCGATTTTCCGAAAGATCTTGAAGCGGCCGAGGCCGTCGACGCGTGCCGCCTCTTCCAGCTCCGCCGGCAGCGTCACGAAGAACTGCCGCATGACGAACGTGGCAAAGACGCTCGGCGCCCCGAAGATCGGCACAAGGACCAGCGGCCAGTGGGTATTCACCATGCCGGCTTTCAGGAACATCTGGAAAAGCGGCACGATCGTCACCTCAGACGGGATAAGCAACCCGAGCAGCACGATCATGAAGATCGTGTTAGCGAAAGGAAATTTAATGCGCGCAAAGGCATAACCAGCCATGGAGGAGACGATCATCGTGCCGACCGTCACCACCGCGGCAATATAGGCCGAGTTCCAGTATTGCTGCACGAAAGGCTGCAGCTCGAAAACCTTGCGGTAGGTCGTCCAGTCATACCTTGCCGGAACGAGTTGCGGTGGAAAGGCGAAGATGTCGCTGATCGGTTTCACCGAAGACGTCACCATCCACCAGGTCGGAAAGACGAAGGGGATGAGCAGCACGCACATCAACCCGTAGAGAAAAACCTTCATGCGCGGGGAGAACTCAGCTTTCATAGAAGACGATCCTCTTGCGCATCTGCCACTGGGCGAAGGTCAGCACGGCGACGATCGCGAAGAGCAGGATCGACAGCGTCGAGCCATAGCCGAAGAAATGGAACTGGAAGGCCTGCTGGTAGAGGTAATAGACGAGCACCGTCGTCGAAAGCCCTGGGCCGCCTTGGGTCAGCACCGCGATCTGCGCGAAAACCTGCAGCGATCCGACGATGGTGATGATCGAGGTCAAGACCATCGTCGGGCTGATCAGCGGCAGGGTGATGCGGCGGAACTGCTTGAAGCGCGGCGCGCCGTCGATCCGCGCAGCCTCGTAGAGCTCGTTCGGCACGCCCTGCAGCGCCGCCAGGAACAGGATCATGTTGAGGCCGACATTCTTGAAGACCTGCACGACGATGACGGAGATCATCGCGGTCGTTTCCTCGCGAAGCCAGTTCGGCCCTTCGATGCCGAAGACCTGCAGTACGCCGTTGATGCCGCCATTCTTCTGAAGCAGGAACCCCCAGACAATTGTCCAGGCAACCAGCGAGACGACGACCGGCGAAAAGAACAGCGTGCGGAAGATGGCGATGCCTGCGAGCTTCTGGTTGAGGAGAACCGCAAGCAGGAGCGCCAGGGAGAGGTTGAAAACGACGAGCCCGGCGGAAAAGATCGCGGTCGCCCCCAGGACTTCCAGGAGGTTCGTATCCTCGATCAGCATCCAGTAGTTCTGTGCGCCCGTATAGGTGAAGGTATTGGCAAGCACGTTCCACTCGTGCAGCGAATACCAGAAGACGAGCCCAAGCGGGATCAGCACGAAGACGACGATGCCGATCAGCTGCGGGGCGATGAAGAGGAAACCAGCGAGACTGTCGCGCCGCGCAACCGTCCAGAACGGCGATGAGGAGCGGTCTTCCGCAATTGCGCGATCTTGCGCGACAGCCATCTTACACTCCCTTAGCGCTTCAAGAGTGGGCCGATCTGGCCGCAGATCTTCTGGAGCGCGCCCGGGATATCCGCATCCGGACGCCAGACGGCATCGAGGCCGGAACGAACGGCCTGCTGGATCTGCGCAAAGCCGGTGTGTCCGGGGATGACCTTGCCCGTTACAATTCCGGAGATGACGACCTTGTCGATCTGCTCCTGGCTCAGAAGCGGATTGGTCTTCTTCAGCACTTCAGCATTGAGCAGCGACTTGCGGGCCGACGGGAAGAACTGGCTGAGCTTGGCCGAGTTTTCCGGGCTCGTCATGTAAGCGACGAATTCGGCGGCCGTCTTGGCGTTTTTCCCGGTCTGCATGACGCCGATACCGGCCTG
It encodes:
- a CDS encoding YMGG-like glycine zipper-containing protein, with protein sequence MMRKIVIASAFVGALASCTATEKGTAIGAGTGAVIGGAVSNSWEGAAVGAVAGGVAGALIGRSTERRGYCVYRDRYGRTYEARC
- a CDS encoding DUF2380 domain-containing protein, which codes for MVKASFNVARRWCFPGWWAATALAGASALASVAVADTIEPLTVAVANFDFRDTSGEAGHQLGDHDARLTAFVSTLRDSLSKRSKISITSLACQNGRCTAREPGIAELSKEAKTAGANYLLIGEIHKMSTLVGWAKYVLLDIHTNKPTCDRFITYRGDTGEAWNRAARFVANDIEKNCIP
- the ugpC gene encoding sn-glycerol-3-phosphate ABC transporter ATP-binding protein UgpC, whose product is MAEVTLSRVRKSYGAVDIIHGVDLGISDGEFVVLVGPSGCGKSTLLRMIAGLETITGGDIKIGGRVVNDLDPKDRDIAMVFQNYALYPHMTVATNMGFSLEHRGTGKAEIAERVKWAADILGLSHLLDRYPRQLSGGQRQRVAMGRAIVRNPQVFLFDEPLSNLDAKLRVVMRGEIKSLHQKLKTTTIYVTHDQVEAMTMADKIVVLNSGRVEQIGAPLDLYDRPANQFVAGFIGSPAMNFLSGTITSTGFAAPGILLPLPQAAHEFSDRKAVYGIRPEHFALDDNGVPAEVALVEPMGSETQVTMKLGETQVKGVFRERVSLSTRATIRVRPELANIHLFASGGQRLN
- a CDS encoding carbohydrate ABC transporter permease — translated: MKAEFSPRMKVFLYGLMCVLLIPFVFPTWWMVTSSVKPISDIFAFPPQLVPARYDWTTYRKVFELQPFVQQYWNSAYIAAVVTVGTMIVSSMAGYAFARIKFPFANTIFMIVLLGLLIPSEVTIVPLFQMFLKAGMVNTHWPLVLVPIFGAPSVFATFVMRQFFVTLPAELEEAARVDGLGRFKIFRKIALPLAKPALASVAIFTFLHSWNLFLEPIVFLSSAEKFTLPQALTQYTDAYGGPMWNIQLAAATLTALPVLIVFIIAQKQFVEGLAHTGLKG
- a CDS encoding sugar ABC transporter permease translates to MAVAQDRAIAEDRSSSPFWTVARRDSLAGFLFIAPQLIGIVVFVLIPLGLVFWYSLHEWNVLANTFTYTGAQNYWMLIEDTNLLEVLGATAIFSAGLVVFNLSLALLLAVLLNQKLAGIAIFRTLFFSPVVVSLVAWTIVWGFLLQKNGGINGVLQVFGIEGPNWLREETTAMISVIVVQVFKNVGLNMILFLAALQGVPNELYEAARIDGAPRFKQFRRITLPLISPTMVLTSIITIVGSLQVFAQIAVLTQGGPGLSTTVLVYYLYQQAFQFHFFGYGSTLSILLFAIVAVLTFAQWQMRKRIVFYES